The genomic DNA cGCCACGACGTCGGCGCTCCGCTCAACCGCGTAATCTAATTACACCTCCTGTGGTATTACGcgtctgccttttttcatttcGAACAAATCCGAGCAAACACGAGCGTCACTTCAGCTCGTCCCAGTTATATTTACCTAGAATGTCTCAACCAAGGATTCATGCATTttgtcacaaagaaaaaaaacccagatctGGCTCTTCGGCTTCGTTGCAGCTGCAGTTCAGTGAAGTGCGGTTTCTGGCGAGGTGGAAAAGTGACGAAACCACCGCACAAGAACTCACCGATCGCAGCTCCGTCAGAAGCCGTGACGCGGCGggaaaacaaaacgaaaaacgGATGACGGGTCAGTGATCGTCATGAGGTAAACCCACCCatgtaaagacagaaataatataaaaagcaTAGTTCATGTTTTACCTTTTCAAAATGAGTTTTCTAATAATTCTGTGCGGCTCATCGTGGACGTCCTGATTGCCCCAAGTGGCTGCTCTCCTGGGACCGACGTTATGTTtggggtcaagggtcaagggtcaaggGGTTAGGGTGGCgctctgtgatgacatcacaaacgCTGATTGGCCGAAGCAGCTTTTTAGTCGCAGGAATTGTTGGTCTCAGGGCACTTGGGGAAACCAGGACGTGcgctgctcatcatcatcatcatcatcatcatcaacatcatcatcatcatcatcattaggtTTGGTTATAGGCCTGGGTTTATATAAGATAGGTTCACATTTTTCAAGTCCATCTACCAACATgctcatactgtatgtacattcaaaataaattgtgaTTGTGGTCCTAAAGAGATCAACTACCGGTCGGATTCCAGTAGCGGACAAAAACCACTGTCcttgttttgtgaaaaaaaaatcaactcagTAGGAGTTAATATGAGGCGTTGACTGTATGAATCATGAAACAAAAACGAGTAGGTGCCTCCCAATGTTTTCATACTCTTAGGTTGAAATTCCCTTTCCTCTCGTTGAGCCGCGGTGGACGGACAGCAACGTGAggaggcaagtgtgtgtgtattaaaaatgaaatcaaaagtcTGTGAACTGTGTAAGAGGTCAGATTCGACTGAGTTCAATGAGGCCACTCGCGCGGCGACGAAGCAAAAACATGCCAGTGCAGCCGGATCAGCCGTGAAAAGATGAATCGCTGCCTTGACAACAAGAGTTGTGAATTCCTGTGAGGACGTTatcagaaagggaaaaaaaagtgttttggcaCGAGATGTCTTCAAATTGAAGAATCTCAAAACACTGGATTTTTTTGCTTTACGTGTCGCTGTTGTGGGCCTGAACTCCTGGAGTCAAAATTCAGAATGGATTTCACGATCACTCACATTCAAATGGACTTTCTGCACAAACAGAAGGAGCAGTTAGAGTCCCTGTGGGCTGGGCATGTGAGGACTGGATGAAGACAGACTTGGGAAAAGGTGAACCTCTATAGTGAACCCATGATCTACGACAAAAGAAATCCTCAGCTGGCAAAAGCTGTTATGAATTGaaccccctcctccatcccctgATCATAGGGCATCGGGGGGGCAGGATCCTCGGAGCactgagtccccccccccccccccccccccccccctgcacgtCCCATACATTCAGCTGAGCACTTGCAGGTCCTCGTCGGTCGGACTGGAGGAGGCTGCCGCCGCCCTCAGGCCGACGGAGCCGTACAACTTGGCGGCGCGCTTGGAGTAGGCGAacgccctcctcctcatcatctcgCCCTGCCACATGGAGACCATGAGCAGCGTGGAGAGCAGCGCGCCGCCGAGCGTGAGCAGGCAGAGTCCCGCGATCACGCAGCGGTCCAGGTGCGCCCCGACGCCGGCTCGGTCGCGCTCCAGCCGCTCCATCTCGCGCGCCGTCACGCTGTCCGGGTCGACGCGCACGTCCCGCGGCACCGCGTAGGAGATGGCGACCAGGGAGATGCCGGTCACCAGGCAGGCGACGGCGACGACGAAGCCGTAGTCCGCCGACTTGCCCGGGTCGCCCGACGAcaggtcgtcgtcgtcgtcgtcctcgtcgtcggacagcaggaaaagttccgggatgtcctcctcctcctccatcacctcctcctcctcctcctcgtcctcctcctcgtacAGTTGACCTGAGGTTTGCAGACTTGTCCCCCCGGTCAGCCGGACATCGTCCGTGTCTCCATCACCTCGCGTGAACgacgtctcctcctccggccGCGCTGCTCTCCGGCTGctctctgtccatggtgctgaaccCTCTCCGCCGCCGGGATGAtgatgctggtgctgatgctggtgctgatgatgatgatgatgatgatggagtgacctccccccgccgccgccgcagacCTTCGCGTCGGGCTCGTCGAACTTGAACAGTTCCACATCGGCCATTTGAGCCAGATTTCCTCCACTTGGTCAGAGAAAGCCCATGCGCGGCGCGCGAGCGGAGCCTCTCTGTCAGAACACAGAGAGAATAAACCAACGAAGACGTTTTGGATGAAACTCACCGAGTCGCGGCTGCACGAGCAACTTCAGAGTCCCTGGCATTACTTTGCACCTGCAGCTCAAGTGTTTGcatgagagaaaggaaaaaagcatCCATGCGCaccccaccgcccccccccccccctctcggcTCTACCCCAAgcattttatttacagtcatatAAGCAGAAGCCACAATGTAAACATTCATTGACACTTtatcttttgtttcctctctctggctccTGCAGCCTCTCAAATCGCTTctatcccccaaaaaagagcACTTAGTAACCACGCGTCACGCTAATGGATCTATATTCCACCTAATGTGTTTCAATAATGGCTTATTATCAAGCATCACAATGCGGTTTTGCTGAGTCggctgtatgtatatatataaatatataaatatatatatatcagtatatatatgtacctTCTCTCTCCCGTCTGTGGCTGCTCGCATCCCCCGGCTGCTTCTGCTCCCCCCCGGTCAAttagagagaggaaagaggctTGTCTGACCgacccctccctccatcctccatcctccatcctccatcctccctcctccctccctccctccctcccacggACCGAGCTCCGGCAGAACCAGCCTCAGAGCCTCAGTGTTTCCACCGGTACATGCAGGCTCACTAATCAGAGGAGAGgcgagcagggaggagagagagagatgaggatgaggagcaggaggcagatTTGTGAGCAGGGATATTTCAATTTACACCCACTCCTTTCCTCACAAGACACCTCTGGGGTTACGGTGAGCAGAAACCTGATTGATACAGTTGGTGGATGAATCATAGATGAGCTTACAAGTCATTCATAATCGTGATAAAAGCATCAAATGAGAGCAATACATAAGAGACTCTGTGCTAGCCATCATTTAAAATGAGCCATGTTTTTGTTGAGCAGCCAGAAGGAATGAAAGACTTGGTTTAGCACCAGAGCTAATTTTGGAGCTAACCAAAGCGACTTAAAGTGGAGACAAACAACTTTTCGTCTTAAACTTGTCGTCATGAAGTTAAAACTGACAGCACCGTGTAAGGCAACAGGTCCTCCAACTCGTACATCTAAATAAACGACAACAACCGTTTCCTAAAACAGCGCCTCCAGCGGTGACAGCAGGTACTGCCACAAACGCTTTTTATTTTAGCATCGCGGGCCTTTATTTGCTCTACCAACGCATCGTCGATGAGCGAGTCATGGTTAGGGTGACATCACAGAATATACGCAAATCCACTGAAATACACCAACTTGGCGGACTCACCGGGTCACAccgctgccctctagtggccacaACGTGAACATAACTACCTTTCCTTTGACTTTATACCGATTTTTAATCCTGCGTTTCACTTCGATCGGGCTAGGGTCAGTTGTCGCTGGCACActtgaaacaaataatcagaAAATCTTTACAACGTCAACGCATGTAGTTTgtaaatggatttattttattctgggaggtcagaggtgaatAGTTCATCACATCGGTCTGTTTTTTAAGGCAATAAAAAGGACAACGCGTTGTGTTCTGAgtcgggggaggagggggggatttTTCTTAACAACCTGGCAACCAAGTCATGTACATCAggagaaaatgatttattaacaaGAGTCATTAGCGATAAACTCATTATAAGAGGTGACTCATTAGGAAGCGCTGCCTAAGCGACTGCGCGCGCATGTCGAGTGCTCGTCTCCACGAAGCAGGAAATTTGGCAAATTTTTTGGGAGACGTGGCCGGAGAAatgtgatttatgatttattgatCGCCGAGGTAAAagtgtgaggtcagaggtcacagctggagaacaggAGCCCTGCAGCTGAGGCAACAAGCCATCCAGTAGCCCGCTGGTTAATATTGAACAACAGAGATCGTCTCGTCTGACTCTCGGCAATAAAAGTGTATTTACCAAGATGTGGAATAATTCCTTTGAGTAAAGTGAAGCTGCCAAATTactcagaaaatgaaaagaaaagaagcctgCATCACCGTAGCATCCGTCTCTCTGGGAGCATATTCAACACGGTTATCTTTTATAAATATGTGTTCAAACAATGTGGCCGTGAACAAAGAGACGAAGCGCGTAAGAAGGGGGGAATGTTCTCATTCTTCGAATTGAGCAAACGCTGCTGGCAACGCGACTGGCCCATTTTTCCAGAGCTCATATCTCCAGAAACTGGCGTCGGCCTCGCAGGAAACCAACAAAcacgtcgtcatcatcgtcatcatctgCACCACCAACACCACGTGTGTTCACGGGCAACGTCGGGTTCTGCTGCGATAGCTCTAATCTTTTCGGTCTGAACGTGGCACCACAAAGTGGCAGGAAACAGGATCTTCCACCTCCCCGTCTCCGCGGGGCACTGGAGCGTACGCCGGCCTGTGAGGAGGCCAAAGGTCACGATTACAAAACGCTCCGGCGCTCCACCATTAAAGTTCAACTTTGCGCTGATTACTGGGGCcaagcaccaccaccaccaccacccaaccCCCTCCGGCGCTCGTGGGGTAATGCGGGATCTGCTCGCTGCACATTCAGCGGTCACAGGGGCGAGGGG from Scophthalmus maximus strain ysfricsl-2021 chromosome 22, ASM2237912v1, whole genome shotgun sequence includes the following:
- the LOC118292097 gene encoding transmembrane protein 74; the protein is MADVELFKFDEPDAKVCGGGGGRSLHHHHHHHQHQHQHQHHHPGGGEGSAPWTESSRRAARPEEETSFTRGDGDTDDVRLTGGTSLQTSGQLYEEEDEEEEEEVMEEEEDIPELFLLSDDEDDDDDDLSSGDPGKSADYGFVVAVACLVTGISLVAISYAVPRDVRVDPDSVTAREMERLERDRAGVGAHLDRCVIAGLCLLTLGGALLSTLLMVSMWQGEMMRRRAFAYSKRAAKLYGSVGLRAAAASSSPTDEDLQVLS